The Elaeis guineensis isolate ETL-2024a chromosome 3, EG11, whole genome shotgun sequence region aaatgataatttaGTTTCAGTCTTCTTGGTACATGCTCTTATGGTGAGTTCAGGAATTGAtagtattaaaatattatttaatttgaagTTTCAAACTCAGATAACTAAACCTGAACAAATGAAACATTAAATGATACACCTTCTTAATCTTCTTCAAGAATCCAGAAATATGTGCTAGGACTTGGATTGACATCAGATAGCATCTGCTTCTACACTTCAATCATTGCAAAATTTGAATCCCTGATATCACTTCTCTTTTGGTATCACCATGCACTGGAGTTGCAGAACCTGCAAATCCCTCTTGTCATCAAACCTTTATTATTTAGCTCTGGTTTGATGCCATCCTAAATGTTAAACTTACTAATTCATGGACACCAAGAGCCTGTATTTTAAACTAGTCTTCATGGGAAAGATACAGAAAAGTATGTGCTATATTCATCCTTatcatagattttttatttccttTTCTTGAGAAATTATTATCAACTTTAATCATTTTGATTTCTGTGGGCCTAGTATGTGTTGCTAATCTGTAACATTGCAGGTCTGGGAAGGAAATGAGAACCTTCTTCATCCTGTCCATGAAACACGGGAACATTCAAAGGCAGTCACCAGCTTGGCAGTATCAAATTCTGGGGAGAAACTATACAGTGGTTCGCTTGACAAGACTGTGAGAGTATGTAATTGTAATTTTTATACAAAGCTACATTTACATAGAGACCTAAATCTATGATTTTTACGACAGGTTTGGTCTGTTCAAGATAGGCAGATTCATTGTGTAGAAATTCATGACATGAAAGATCCAGTTCATAATCTCACTGTTGCAAATACCATTGCTTGTTTTATTCCACATGGAGCTGGTGTCAAGGTATTGTGAAATGCATTCTTCTGGGGTTGCTCTCCCAACCATTATTGTTGTAATTCTCATAAGGAATTTATAATTACTTGCTGACATAATCACTCACTGTCAAGGTATAACCACAATTACTCTACTGAACATTTGAAAGAGCTCCTCATGCTTCTTTGGTCAATCATAATAAAATGAAACTTTGCCTGTTTGAGATCAAGTTTATTTGAATTTGGGTGCTGAATGAAGGCTAGTTATACTTATGCTTTTTAAGTCATTTTCAGAATTGTAATAGTGTGAATTAAGAAATATAAGTCTTGTCTGAGCGTTTCAATGATTCTGAGAAAGTGATCTTTCTTTCAGCTATTCAAATGCAATCTCCAttaccttttcttttctttgattaGGTACTATCTTGGAATGGAGGCTACAAACTTCTAAATCCAAGCAAACATGTGAGGTGTTTGGCTCTTGTACAAGGGAAGCTTTATTGTGGATGTCATGATGGTAGCATCCAGGTCCACCCAAACCAACTGATCCTTTATCTGAATGATATAGTTTGTCAATATTGGTAGAATGTATGGAAGTCATGTATGACCTGGTTATTGAGTTGCTCTGTTGGCACAGCATGTTAGTGTACATGTTACATAAATTTACTTGCATGAACAAACATATGCATGTGCATCAGCCTGCATATGCATCCATATGTAGGACATAACGGATGAGAAATTCTACTTTGAATGCAGTTCACTCTCAAAGTATTCTTTGTTTATTAATCAGAGCGACAATAAATACCAGAATCAAGATAAGCTTGCAACCATTTATTCCCTTTTCCTGTACCCTTCATTTTAATGACCGATTTCTTTGAGACTTTGGAATTTAAAGAATTCTTCCATTTTTTGTTTTTCTTACGCTTCCATATTTCCCATTAGTTTTCACATAAATAGTATATCCTGGCAATCTTGTTAATGGTCCTATCATCAGCTAAATTCTCAGTTTTTAGATGTGCCAAATGTTTCATTTATTAAACAAACCTCAAATTTTCAGGAAATTGATTTGGCTACCGGAACATTTGGTACAATTCAATCAGGTAACAGAAAGTTGCTGGGAAAAGCAAATCCAGTCCATGCGGTGCAAGTTCATGATGGACTGCTGTATGCAGCCAGCACTTCTTTAGATGGAGCAGCAGTTAAGGTGATTTCTTTTGAGCAAACAATTGCTGAAAGCTGGCCGATTCACCATACGTTTTGTACCTGTTTTATTGTCTTTGGTGGATCTTAAAGAACCCCTTATTTGTGTTTGTTTGCCGGTTGTCTAATATCTTAGTCTGCAGTGATACTGTGGATGGCTTAAAAATActatattttgagaaaagaaacTAACAATCACAAAGtttatttaatttatgattttcctGAAAAGCTAATAGATTTCAGTACTGGCCCTGCTGTTCAGACAGTGTCAGATAATCAGAATCTACTATAGCTATTATCTTGGTCACAAATTTTGAACTCGGTCACTATGTCTTACTCTGTCAATGTTTCTTCAGATTCCTTTATAAGCATATTCTAGAACAAAATAAAAATCCTTTCCATTTCTTTTCAAGAAATACGGTTGTGAGACATGTGCCAACCAGCTGAGATAAGGCTGGTTGGCACAACCACCTAAAAATCCCATgataacatttttttttctttaacttTTTGGAGTTTGTTGTACTAGCTGGAACCTTAATCATATTTATTTGTGACTGGTTTTTGTAACTTCGGTAATGTTGCAGATATGGAGTGCTTCAAATTACAGCCTTGTTGGATCTATATCACCTACTGTTGAAGTGCGATCAATGGCTATCAGCACAGAATTGATATATTTGGGTTCTAAGACTGGAGTTGTTGAGATTTGGTCCAAGAACAAGCTTATCAGGGTAGGAACTCTTCAGACAGGCACCAATTCAAAAGTCCAATGCATGGCTGTTGATGCTGATGCGGAACTTTTGATTGTAGCGACATCTGATGGCAACATTCAGGTAGCTGATTCAACACTAAGAAACACTTAATCCATTTTATGATCTTACATTAGTAAAACAAACTTGCCTCAACCCTTTACAGTTGAATTTGCGAATTCTTCATCACCATTCCTTTCCATAGGAACTACCTCTTTTGTAAGGTTCCACAGTCTCAACTATCCTAGTAATCTTACGTTCCCCCTTCTCAGGGATTCATTACACATGCTGATTAGTTTTATACCATACATGAGTTGATGCAAATTCTAGACCACCGATAATATACTCAGTCCCTTGTCCTCTCAATATTGTCCTTTCTGGAATGTAAATAATTTTCTAGCTATTTGGGCCCTCTTCAATACTCAACATTTTGAGCCACACAACCTTGCAAGCCTTGTGGTCATTTAAGAAGTTTTCCCTTGATCAAGGAATGGCAATATCAACagatgataagataaagaaaatcAGCAACAAAATTTGTAAGTAGATAACCTCCATGCAACAAGGGCATttcatttttttcagaaaaagaagAGTCCGGTGACAGTAAATTGCcagctcttttttttcttctctctttttttggtaGAAGTTAGTCAATTACTAATCCAATGAGCCAAGATTGCAACCACAATAACAAATACTATTTTGTAAATTATATGTTCTGTGTATGTACATGTTAAATATGGAGATTCAGTTTTGTATCAATGACTTTTAAGAATCTAttgttttaaatatattttaaggtttatatttttaatatatgattTCTCTATTGAGGTTTATGCATGGTAATTTGTGTTATTATTGCCGCACTATTCAAGTTGATTTCTCCTTCTTAACCATGAGGATACATTTTTTGCAGGCCTGGGGATTGACCTGAAGAAGGACAAATGAATATAAAGAAATAGGTATTTTtccatagaaaaaaaagaaaaattaaaatttttttctttgttatttTTTTCCACATAAGTCTTTTTCATTCTGGTGATAATTATTGGAAAATTGTATATATCTATTATGTTGTAATGATCATTCTTTGAGCCATGAAATTTGTGCACAGATATAACTAAACTCAGACTTTGTGCtcttaaaaatttcaaattatgtTTGCAATCGGTTTTGCAAGATAACATTACTAGATTACCACATAATGTCATCTTTGGAATTTATACAACCAGCTTTTCTGGACTTCGTTGCTCCTCTCCTAACTCTGTAGATGCACTGCAACTTGGTGGGTGGCTGGATAAGTAACTATTTCTTCCTAAGGCATCAACCGTGGGGGCATTTGGTTCGCAAGTAGAATCAAAACTAAAATGGATTGGAATGGAAATCGGAATCGGCTATATCCATTGATATAGTTGGTTTGTGACGGGACTTGGAATGAAATTTGAATATTAGAGAGGAGTAAGGATTGGATTTTGAGGTATTGGGGTATATTTTCATTTTGCTTTAGGATTACAACAAAAATAAGACTCCTAACTAAATAGTCAAATAGGAGTCGCCTATTCTTATTCTAAAGTCTAACTTTTCTCAACCAAACATGCTCTTACAGTAGTGAGTTTCCTATATTAGCattttctcttttcctcctcttaCGGTCTTACACCTTCCATATGTTCATCTATTTCCTGACTAACACTCTATAGGTTGTTTTGCAGACGCCTAATGAAAAGTTTGCCGAAAAACAAAAAGATGCATAGAATTGAGAGTTCATGTGAAGCAGTGAAGCTGAAGGGTTAGCTAATGCTGTCATGGTTTCTGAGTTTCTCATTAATAAGcagtatagttaccatataaaattaaaaataacaaTAGCGAATTGCTTTTTGGTGTTTCAGGAAAAAATAGAGTAGAGGAAAGATTTTAAAAAGCAACAATCTAAATTTGTTCAAAATCCAACTTTACCTATTTTAAATTGGATCGATCTTGGATCACAAGAAACACCACAGAGCACTGGAAGGTGAGAGGATAACCATGCCTCGCTGCATGGTAGATGGATGCATGGATAGATTCAATTTTGGTCAAGTTTACCAAAAATCCCATTGAAATATTACTAGATTACTattaccaatatatatatatatatatatatatatatattactagaTAGATATGTGCGAAGCATGTGGTTAGAAATGTATAAACGAGTGAAGTTCCTTTCGAATAGCACAAGAGGCATGATGTAGAAGACGGATCTCAAATCGCAATCCAATCGCTATTAAAAGAGGACTTTCAAAGTTCTGGGTTGCATCTTCGTACGGATCCACCGTTGGATCACGAACTGCACAGATCTGAAAGCGCTCCGAACACAGCATTCATCCACCTGTACGGATCTCAAAGCGACGAGTGGATGATCTAACGGTGGAGTCTTGCCAAGGAGGGTTACGCCTTGTTTCGCGCAAAAGATGCATCACCTTCAGACAGACACTTGTGGTAAGCTATCAATCAAAATGTTAAATTACATTCatcttttcattattttttttaaaaattacggGTTGTTTGTAAGTAACTTGTGTTTGGTTTGAAATTTAGCTCAAAATTTcggttaattaataaataaaatgagATAGAATTATGAAAATAAGGTATAGTTACTTCTCTAAAAAATCTATGATACTGCTTGCTTGGCCGTGCGTGGGTGGACAAACACGTGCATTTGTGGGCCTTAGCCCAAGAGCCCAGCATAGTCgccaaagtataaaaataaaaacaCGCATAAACACGTGaataattagcaataaaaattatcCTATCACTGTATAAACGCAGAACTTaccgtgaaaaaaaaaaaatctaaaatgaattattcaaaattatcaaaaaaataaaaaatctcaaaagaCTTCGTCCATGTAAAATGGGTATATATCCTGGTGGTCGCTTCTTTCTGCTCAGCAGATCTGGTTCTCggatatatatatctaaaaaaaattcggacatggatgatgacatatatgactctcttttcatttttttttcttgaaaagaaaTAAACATATCCAAGCGACGTACAAGGCTCATTCCAGCTATTAACAACTCCTGCTGAAGAGGTCACCGCAGTTCCCGTGGCTTTGACGGAGGGCTTAGTTACTCTCGCTCCACAGCGAGTACCGCAACATCCGCATTCTAATAAATGCCCGATAGCACGGAAAGGAACCTGGCCAGTAGGCATGGCACGGTGTCTCCTCTCGGTCTTGGCCGGGGAGAAGTCCCATTTAATGAATTCCTACTGATCACGTCATTTCAAGCATCCAAACATACCGTTCCAATTTTCACGTTACCATATCCTAAGCACGTTGAAAGATTTATACTTTCTTTTTGGTCGTTTGAAACAAAAAAGCTAGGGAACCAAATCATTTCATTTAGTTTAACGAGCCATACCTTGGAAGGAGGGCCAACAATTGCTCGACTGCTACGTGTTATGACACAAAACAAGCAAAGCAGCTGCATTGCTAGGTGTCTCGTCGAATTGCACCCCCGCGTATGCCATGTGTCAGGTTGTTCCTTGTCCATGGCTTTCACGCCTAGACTTCTTAGTACGTGCAATTCACGTGAATGTTGCACTAATGGCGTTCCAAGACACACGTGACCTTCAGCGGCCGGGAGAGCCGCATTTAGTGCCGGCGTGGCCTCGCTCTCCAACGTCTCTCTCTACAGTGGGTTCAAAGTAAAgttaaaagaaaaaggaaaatctCGCTAGATTTTGAAGCGAGTCATGGGGGCCAAAAAAGTGCGGAAGATTCTCTCCCTCGCACCTCTTCCACCCCTCCTTCTAAAGTCCTCCTCGGTATATATTTTCTAAACCCCACAAAAATAGCATTTGTATCAGCTCCTCTTGCTTGTCCAACCCCCTCCTCCCCTCTGGGAATTCCTGGTTAGCTGGCTTATTAAGGGCTtcgctctctctcacacacacactgcCATAGCTGTTTGATGACTGTAATTTTTCTAAGATAGTTGTGCTCTATTTCTGTGCTAGCTAGCGAGGGTGGTGAAGGAAATGAGTGCCCCAAAGTTCGTAAAATGTGTGACTGTTGGAGATGGAGCTGTTGGGAAGACTTGCATGCTCATCTGCTACACCAGCAACAAGTTCCCAACCGTATTTTTAACCTCCCCATCCCATTCATTCCAAATAAtgagtttatcttttttttttattattttttactatgagtataggtatctttttttttttcccttacatttttctcttctttgtttggaatgcTTGGATGTATATCGATATCGCACATTATATACGTCTCTTTTTTTCATTAACCATACAATTTAAATTAATTCTTCCCATCATGTTCCTTGAAAAAGCGGTGTCTGATATTTCTTAAATTAGTTTATCCCATGCTTTCCTCCTTTTCTGTAATTATTATTTTGCCTTCCACCTTGGGTTTGGCTTCCGAGATGAGTAAATATTTGGTTGCttgtttttcatttttcatttttttttaacgttTTTTTATCATCTGAGTATACTGACCTTTTATTGCCCTTTTTCTACAATTTTCTGGtatcttaaatattcttgtttCCTTACATATCATCTTAAAAGCTATAGCTAATGAATCATTCCCACTACAAGATATTCTTGTTCTCTAAATCTCGTACTATAGAGGATGCACTTGTTTCTTGTGAGCAGGATTATGTTCCCACTGTCTTTGACAACTTCAGTGCTAACGTTTCTGTGGATGGGAGCATTGTCAACTTGGGATTGTGGGACACTGCAGGTGCTTAGATTATTGATTCAATCTCTTTGAAGGGATTGATGCTCCTTGTTTTCTTGTTTATAGTTTGTAATGCCTTCACTTTGGTATGTCTTGGTTAACAGGCCAAGAAGATTATAGCAGATTGAGGCCGCTGAGTTACAGAGGAGCAGACATATTTATTCTGGCTTTCTCATTAATCAGCAGGGCAAGCTATGAGAATGTTCTTAAGAAGGTATTAATCAATGTGTCACTTTAatgccttttctcttttttcacctTTTCTACTGTGGAATTGGATTTCTGGTGTTTGGGCAAATAGGCTTGTTGTCATTTTGAAATAAAGTGTAAAAATGAtggatgcccagctcagtctttAATCTTTAGTACTTCCCTGGTCAAATGGGAAGGCCGACTGATTAACTGTATCCTGTACTATCTTTGACACAGTTATCCTGGACACTACTTTTCCTGTAACTTTAATTTGACTGTGTTTAAAATTTTGTTTGAATAAAGTGTTGTTCTACTTTCAGTTTAATGCCTAATCATGACCAGTCAAAGGTTTATTGTAACAATCCAAAACCCAACCTAAAAAGGTCAGTCgaaaaatataatttgaattcTTAGGAACCTAAGATCTCCCCAATGAATAACTAATGTGGGACCAAAAACATGTCCGCATGGGTTCTCACACTCTTCCCCTATTTAATCCCTGGCATCCTTGCTAAACTAaaggttcaaatccaatcacaaacaCCATGATCAACTTATGGTCAAACCAAATGGGCTCATGC contains the following coding sequences:
- the LOC105040844 gene encoding rac-like GTP-binding protein 2, whose product is MGAKKVRKILSLAPLPPLLLKSSSLARVVKEMSAPKFVKCVTVGDGAVGKTCMLICYTSNKFPTDYVPTVFDNFSANVSVDGSIVNLGLWDTAGQEDYSRLRPLSYRGADIFILAFSLISRASYENVLKKWMPELRRFAPNVPVVLVGAKLDLREDKGFLADHPGASVITSAQGEELRRHIGAAAYIECSSKTQQNIKAIFDTAIKVVLQPPQRKNMMKKKTRRNSGYSMRRFVCGSACVA